One genomic region from Verrucomicrobiota bacterium encodes:
- a CDS encoding type II toxin-antitoxin system HicA family toxin, producing the protein MLRHGGKHDIYHNPNTGATHPIPRHREINEMLARKIIRDLSKD; encoded by the coding sequence TTGCTTCGGCACGGAGGGAAACACGACATCTACCACAACCCCAATACTGGAGCGACTCACCCGATTCCACGTCATAGAGAAATCAATGAGATGCTGGCAAGAAAGATCATCCGGGATCTATCGAAAGACTGA